From the genome of Seriola aureovittata isolate HTS-2021-v1 ecotype China chromosome 6, ASM2101889v1, whole genome shotgun sequence, one region includes:
- the b3gnt7 gene encoding UDP-GlcNAc:betaGal beta-1,3-N-acetylglucosaminyltransferase 7 codes for MINNRDRWRVYKKVSVMFFLAAVALTVVQRGTINMGAPFELQRQARMDTSEGVEPGAALEEKSGMKLGKKAFWKASKHKPQPKAATTQEPRSTDNSSPRTWDVTSSNCSANLNLTSQDWFQSLEDNFKQFMLYRHCRYFPMLLNHPKSCTGEIYLLMVVKSVATQHDRREVIRKTWGKEQVVDGKRIKTLFLLGKPSNQAERANHQKLVEYEDYIYGDILQWDFLDSFFNLTLKETHFLKWFHTYCPSVRYVFKGDDDVFVSVENIFEFLDSSDHEKNLFVGDVIFKAKPIRRKENKYYIPQALYNKTLYPPYAGGGGFLMDGTLARRLHWVADNLELYPIDDVFLGMCLEVLQVTPVKHNAFKTFGLVKNKNSKLNREPCFFKSMIVVHKLLPSDLMHMWNLVNSDLVCAQKVEIL; via the exons at GATTAACAACAGAGATCGCTGGAGGGTGTACAAGAAGGTGAGTGTCATGTTTTTCCTGGCCGCGGTGGCGCTGACTGTTGTCCAGAGAGGGACCATCAATATGGGGGCTCCCTTTGAACTCCAGAGGCAGGCTCGCATGGATACCTCTGAGGGAGTGGAGCCTGGAGCTGCACTGGAAGAGAAATCTGGCATGAAACTGGGGAAAAAAGCCTTTTGGAAAGCTAGTAAACACAAGCCACAGCCTAAAGCTGCCACCACACAGGAGCCCAGAAGCACTGACAACAGCAGCCCCAGAACCTGGGATGTAACCAGCTCCAACTGCAGCGCCAACCTCAACCTCACAAGCCAGGACTGGTTCCAGAGCCTGGAGGACAATTTCAAGCAGTTCATGCTTTATCGACACTGTCGCTACTTCCCCATGCTTCTCAACCACCCGAAGAGTTGCACAGGGGAGATATATTTGCTCATGGTAGTCAAATCAGTGGCCACCCAGCATGACCGCAGGGAGGTCATTCGAAAAACTTGGGGCAAAGAGCAGGTGGTGGATGGCAAGAGGATAAAGACCCTCTTCCTTCTTGGGAAACCCTCCAATCAGGCAGAGAGAGCGAACCATCAGAAGCTTGTGGAGTACGAGGACTACATCTATGGGGATATCCTCCAGTGGGATTTCTTGGATAGCTTCTTCAACCTCACACTTAAAGAGACTCACTTCCTCAAGTGGTTCCACACTTACTGTCCCAGCGTGCGCTATGTGTTTAAGGGGGATGACGATGTATTTGTCAGCGTGGAGAACATCTTTGAGTTCCTGGACAGCAGCGACCATGAAAAGAACCTGTTTGTAGGGGATGTGATTTTTAAGGCTAAGCCCATTcgtagaaaagaaaacaaatactaCATACCCCAAGCTCTGTATAATAAGACTCTGTACCCTCCATATGCAGGTGGAGGGGGTTTTTTGATGGATGGGACTCTGGCAAGGAGGCTCCACTGGGTCGCAGACAATCTGGAGCTTTACCCCATCGATGACGTCTTCTTGGGCATGTGTCTGGAGGTGCTTCAGGTCACACCTGTAAAACACAATGCCTTTAAGACGTTTGGCTTAGTGAAAAATAAGAACAGTAAGTTAAACCGAGAACCGTGTTTCTTTAAGAGCATGATTGTGGTGCACAAGCTGCTCCCGTCGGACCTCATGCACATGTGGAATCTGGTTAACAGTGACCTGGTCTGCGCACAGAAAGTGGAGATCCTATAG
- the nppc gene encoding C-type natriuretic peptide — MNLSYLVACGLMVTLLSVRMGAKPLSQAQQKSLRSLLGEELAEFLESEERERRLDAVRSRIRLLRDLRMDTRARGMWARLLNDQPAPRRHKSGNKKGGSTSRSGCFGHKMDRIGTISGMGC; from the exons ATGAACTTGTCGTACTTGGTAGCTTGTGGACTTATGGTCACCCTGCTTTCTGTAAGGATGGGGGCAAAACCTTTATCTCAGGCACAGCAGAAG TCTCTTAGAAGTTTGCTGGGCGAGGAGCTGGCGGAGTTTCTGGAGtcggaggagagggagaggcggCTAGATGCTGTGCGCTCTCGGATACGGTTACTGCGAGATTTACGCATGGACACCCGCGCCAGAGGGATGTGGGCTCGTCTCCTTAACGACCAACCCGCGCCGAGGAGACACAAATCGGGAAACAAGAAAGGGGGCTCCACGTCGCGGAGTGGCTGCTTCGGACACAAGATGGACAGGATAGGGACCATCAGCGGCATGGGCTGCTAG
- the ncl gene encoding nucleolin — protein sequence MVKLAKAAAKQAAQKKKAPPPPKDVEEESSEEESSDEEETPPPKVVKKAAPAKATPVVKNGTAAKKAESEDDDDDDDSEEESEEEAPPPKKTPAKAKPAPAKAAPAKAEESDDDDDDDDDESEEEAPPPKKAAKPAAKAAAKPTVKAQPAKESSEDDEDSEEEAPPPKKATPAKPAAKQAAKAKPAKEASDDDDDDDDDDDDSEEEMDTTPAQPATKAKKAGMVKAKEESEDEDDDDDDDDDDDDEEEDEAPVTPGKRKAESKKDTPPAKKAKSEGEGFCLFVGNLNSNKDFDEIKSSLRKFFSKNSLEVADVRLGGSKKFGYVDFSTEEDMQKALELNGKKFMGQELKLDRARSKDSSQEGKKERDSRTLFVKNLPFSATPDDLREVFEDAVDVRLPPGQNGSNRGIAYIEFKTEAEAEKMLEEAQGADVQGRSIMIDYVGEKSQKGAKVGGAGAASKTLVVNNLAFSATEEVLQSTFEKAVSIRIPQKDGRVKGFAFVEFESTDDAKEALENLNNTEIEGRSIRLEYSQNSGGRDGGRGNSGPTKTLFVKGLSEDTTDQTLKDSFDGAVAARIVTDRDTGSSKGFGFVDFDNEDDCKAAKEAMEDGEIDGSKVTLDYAKPKGEGGFRGGRGGGGFGGGFGGRGGGRGGRGGFGGFGGRGGGGRGRGGPRGGGRGGGRGGFGGGRGGGGFGAKPQGKKIKFDD from the exons ATGGTCAAGTTAGCCAAG GCAGCAGCCAAACAAGCAGCGCAAAAGAAGAaggcccccccaccccctaaaGATGTGGAAGAGGAATCCAGTGAAGAGGAAAGCAGTGATGAGGAAgag aCTCCTCCACCTAAAGTGGTGAAGAAAGCAGCACCAGCTAAAGCTACCCCAGTCGTCAAAAATGGCACTGCTGCCAAAAAAGCAGAAAGTGAAgatgacgacgacgatgatgattCAG aggaggagtctgaggaGGAGGCCCCACCACCAAAGAAGACCCCTGCAAAAGCAAAACCTGCACCAGCCAAGGCAGCCCCTGCAAAGGCTGAGgagtctgatgatgatgatgacgacgacgatG ATGAGTCGGAAGAAGAGGCCCCACCACCCAAAAAAGCAGCCAAGCCTGCTGCTAAAGCTGCTGCCAAGCCCACAGTGAAGGCCCAACCTGCAAAGGAGTCCtctgaggatgatgaagattcAGAAGAAGAGGCTCCACCTCCCAAGAAGGCTACTCCAGCTAAACCAGCAGCCAAACAAGCTGCAAAGGCCAAGCCTGCTAAAGAGGCATCtgatgacgacgacgatgacgacgacgacgatgatg ACTCTGAAGAGGAGATGGATACCACTCCTGCTCAACCAGCCACCAAGGCAAAGAAGGCAGGCATGGTTAAGGCCAAGGAGGAGTCAGAGGATGAAGACgacgatgatgacgacgatgatgatgacgacgacgaGGAAGAAGATG AAGCCCCTGTGACCCCTGGAAAGAGGAAGGCGGAGAGCAAGAAGGACACACCTCCTGCCAAAAAGGCAAAGTCAGAAGGTGAAG ggttctgtctgtttgttggaAACTTGAACTCCAACAAAGACTTTGACGAAATCAAATCATCGCTGAGGAAATTCTTCTCCAAGAACAGTCTTGAGGTTGCTGATGTCCGGTTAGGAGGATCCAA GAAATTTGGCTATGTGGACTTCTCAACTGAGGAGGACATGCAGAAGGCACTGGAGCTTAATGGCAAAAAGTTCATGGGTCAGGAGTTGAAGTTGGACAGGGCCCGCAGCAAAGACAGTTCACAGGAGGGGAAGAAAG AAAGGGACTCAAGGACACTGTTTGTAAAAAACCTTCCCTTCTCTGCGACGCCTGATGACCTGAGGGAAGTCTTTGAAGATGCGGTTGATGTCAGGTTACCTCCAGGCCAGAATGGTTCAAACAGAGG CATTGCCTACATCGAGTTTAAAACTGAGGCTGAAGCAGAGAAGATGCTGGAGGAGGCCCAGGGAGCCGATGTACAGGGGAGGTCCATCATGATTGACTACGTTGGAGAAAAGAGTCAGAAAGGGGCGAAAGTAGGAG GGGCAGGAGCAGCCAGTAAAACACTGGTAGTGAATAATCTTGCCTTCAGTGCCACAGAGGAAGTCTTACAGTCCACATTCGAGAAGGCTGTGTCCATAAGGATTCCACAGAAAGATGGTAGAGTCAAAGG TTTTGCTTTTGTAGAGTTTGAGAGCACAGATGATGCTAAAGAAGCTTTGGAAAATCTTAACAACACGGAAATTGAAGGCCGGTCGATTCGACTGGAGTACAGCCAGAACAGCGGTGGCAGAGACGGGGGAAGAGGAAACTCAG GTCCAACAAAAACCCTCTTCGTCAAGGGACTCTCTGAGGACACGACAGATCAGACCCTTAAAGATTCCTTTGATGGCGCCGTAGCAGCCAGGAtagtcacagacagagacacaggctCATCTAAAGG CTTTGGCTTTGTGGACTTCGACAATGAAGATGACTGCAAGGCAGCCAAGGAGGCAATGGAGGACGGTGAGATCGATGGGAGCAAGGTGACCCTGGACTATGCCAAACCCAAGGGTGAAGGAGGTTTCCGCGGAGGCCGAGGTGGCGGTGGATTCGGTGGCGGATTTGGTGGCCGCGGTGGGGGCAGAGGAGGTCGCGGTGGATTTGGTGGTTTTGGAGGCCGTGGCGGCGGTGGTAGAGGAAGGGGAGGCCCTCGTGGAGGTGGACGCGGAGGCGGACGTGGCGGCTTCGGAG gtggaagaggtggtggtggatttGGAGCCAAACCCCAGGGGAAGAAAATCAAGTTTGATGACTAA